In one Mucilaginibacter sp. PAMB04168 genomic region, the following are encoded:
- a CDS encoding glycosyltransferase family 87 protein, with amino-acid sequence MIKRLNLTNSYKPVVFLWLAVSIFCWQYKYFNNRYNNYSIFDGVYHHTVAQTNLYAPYPAEYYDTNHYGPFFSLVVAPFAVLPTGLGFFLWNLMNAGVLIWAVTLLPLANKRKILLLLLCSIEFANTQHSIQFNPVIAAFLIFSFYFLEKKREEWATLFIVIGALIKLYPIIGLAFFMFSKRKGAFALWCVIWAIVGVCLPMLISSPHFILQSHLDWYHSLSDKNIVNIGLNSAQDLSVMGVVRRITSNLTIPNIPFLAVGAITLGLAVLRVKQFSYQSFKLQVLALCLMIVVLFSTGSEPPTYIIAIIGAMIYLLAQQSPFSNGNLAFIILIALLAGLASTDAIPAFIRKPYVSRYAMKVWPYIALWAKMVYELLMSDFGNKEKQLKAANILHPIGTPEQPLQTAS; translated from the coding sequence ATGATTAAAAGATTAAACCTAACAAACAGTTACAAACCTGTTGTTTTCCTGTGGCTTGCCGTAAGTATCTTTTGTTGGCAGTACAAGTACTTTAATAACCGTTACAACAATTACAGCATCTTTGACGGAGTATACCATCATACCGTCGCGCAAACCAACTTATATGCGCCTTATCCCGCCGAGTATTACGATACTAATCACTATGGGCCATTTTTTAGTTTAGTGGTAGCGCCTTTTGCGGTGTTACCTACAGGCTTAGGCTTTTTTTTATGGAACCTGATGAACGCTGGCGTTCTGATCTGGGCCGTTACGCTTTTGCCCTTGGCAAATAAGCGTAAGATACTGCTATTGTTGCTTTGCTCAATCGAGTTTGCTAATACGCAACACTCTATTCAATTTAATCCGGTAATTGCGGCTTTCTTAATATTCAGCTTTTACTTTTTAGAGAAGAAGCGCGAAGAATGGGCTACGCTATTTATTGTGATTGGTGCTTTAATTAAGCTGTACCCTATAATTGGACTGGCTTTCTTCATGTTCTCGAAAAGGAAAGGAGCATTTGCATTGTGGTGTGTTATATGGGCAATTGTGGGTGTGTGCTTACCTATGCTTATTTCAAGTCCGCATTTTATTTTGCAGTCACACCTGGACTGGTATCACTCATTGAGCGACAAAAACATAGTGAACATTGGCTTAAATTCGGCTCAGGACCTTTCGGTTATGGGCGTTGTAAGGCGTATCACCAGTAACCTAACTATTCCTAATATTCCATTTTTAGCTGTAGGAGCTATTACCCTGGGATTAGCTGTTTTAAGGGTTAAACAATTTAGTTACCAAAGCTTTAAGCTACAAGTGCTCGCTTTGTGTTTAATGATTGTTGTATTGTTTAGTACAGGTTCTGAACCGCCTACTTACATAATAGCCATTATTGGCGCTATGATTTATTTATTGGCACAGCAAAGTCCGTTCAGTAACGGTAATCTGGCGTTTATTATACTAATTGCGTTGCTGGCCGGTTTAGCTTCTACCGATGCCATACCGGCGTTTATACGTAAGCCCTATGTAAGCCGCTACGCCATGAAGGTTTGGCCTTATATAGCCCTATGGGCTAAAATGGTTTATGAACTCTTGATGTCTGATTTTGGCAATAAGGAAAAGCAGCTTAAAGCTGCTAATATTCTACATCCTATTGGTACGCCAGAACAGCCTTTGCAAACTGCCAGTTAG
- a CDS encoding NAD(P)/FAD-dependent oxidoreductase, with product MSANLTKQTTFDAIIIGAGACGLMCAVQAGFLGKRTLILEKNNRAGAKILISGGGRCNYTNLHTSAQQFISANPHFCKSAFAQWTVDDTISFFEAYGIQGQEKTLGQLFPTTNKAKDIVEVFTQLCQDLDQPVWLNTNVNAVEQSDEGFTVSYERDGKLGRLTAPKVVITTGGLPVQKLGATDFGMRIARQFGMNVVKPMPALVPLTITGKDRPWYEQLSGNSIFCSVSNDKISFEENILFTHWGLSGPAILQLSSYWQAGEVFYIDLLPHRDVAELIQNERLINPKKTLGLLLAGLYTRKFADALSGQLPVQKNLASLSKEDLDAIKQQIHHFKVKPAGDKGYDKAEVMRGGIDTNELSSKTMEAKKVPGLFFGGECVDVTGWLGGYNFQWAWACGFVIAQNL from the coding sequence ATGTCTGCAAATTTAACAAAACAAACAACTTTTGATGCTATAATTATAGGTGCCGGTGCCTGTGGTTTAATGTGTGCTGTTCAGGCTGGTTTTTTAGGCAAGCGTACCTTGATACTGGAAAAGAACAACCGGGCAGGAGCTAAGATATTGATAAGTGGCGGCGGCCGTTGTAATTATACAAATTTGCACACCTCTGCCCAGCAGTTTATTTCTGCTAATCCGCACTTCTGCAAATCGGCGTTTGCCCAGTGGACGGTTGATGATACTATCAGCTTTTTTGAAGCTTACGGCATACAGGGCCAGGAAAAAACCCTGGGGCAACTTTTTCCTACAACTAACAAGGCAAAGGATATAGTTGAAGTGTTTACCCAACTATGCCAGGATTTAGATCAGCCTGTTTGGCTTAACACCAATGTAAACGCTGTTGAACAGAGCGACGAAGGTTTTACTGTGAGCTATGAGCGCGACGGAAAATTGGGCAGATTAACGGCGCCTAAGGTGGTAATTACTACCGGTGGCTTACCTGTACAAAAACTGGGAGCAACAGATTTTGGAATGCGCATTGCCCGGCAATTTGGGATGAACGTTGTAAAACCAATGCCTGCACTGGTTCCTCTTACTATTACGGGTAAAGACCGGCCATGGTATGAGCAGTTATCGGGTAACAGTATTTTTTGCAGCGTCTCTAACGACAAGATAAGCTTCGAAGAAAATATACTCTTTACGCACTGGGGATTAAGCGGTCCTGCCATATTACAGCTTTCCTCTTACTGGCAGGCAGGTGAGGTGTTTTATATAGACCTGTTACCGCATCGGGATGTGGCGGAGCTTATTCAGAACGAGCGACTCATAAATCCGAAGAAAACGCTGGGCTTATTACTGGCTGGCTTGTACACCCGCAAGTTCGCCGATGCGTTGAGCGGACAATTGCCCGTTCAGAAAAATTTGGCATCTTTAAGTAAGGAAGACCTGGATGCAATTAAACAACAGATACATCACTTTAAAGTGAAACCGGCCGGCGACAAAGGTTACGACAAAGCAGAAGTGATGCGGGGCGGTATTGACACCAATGAATTGTCATCGAAAACAATGGAAGCTAAGAAGGTGCCGGGCCTTTTCTTTGGCGGCGAGTGTGTGGATGTAACCGGTTGGTTAGGAGGCTATAATTTTCAGTGGGCATGGGCTTGCGGGTTTGTTATAGCACAAAACTTATAG
- a CDS encoding NADH-quinone oxidoreductase subunit A, whose translation MNEVSQISEFGKIFIFLIIGFVLVGMTLFLSKLISPNKPNPEKLTSYECGEEPVGSAWIPFNTRFYVIALIFLLFDVEMVFIFPWCTIYANADLIAADARWGVFTLIEMFVFAGILILGLLYVWRKGDLEWIKPKPVIPEVNTVIPLAVYDALNEQQKTFKVKSFSAEPEPVLVTATFASTSAPVARKPIFKPSFKKTTDESGNE comes from the coding sequence ATGAATGAGGTTTCGCAAATATCGGAATTTGGAAAGATATTTATCTTCCTGATTATCGGCTTTGTGCTGGTTGGCATGACTTTGTTTTTAAGTAAGCTTATTTCACCCAACAAACCCAACCCCGAAAAGCTTACCTCATACGAGTGCGGCGAAGAACCGGTAGGCAGCGCATGGATTCCTTTTAATACCCGCTTTTATGTTATAGCGCTCATATTTTTGCTTTTTGATGTAGAAATGGTATTTATTTTCCCGTGGTGTACCATATATGCCAACGCCGATCTGATTGCCGCCGATGCCAGATGGGGCGTATTTACGCTGATAGAAATGTTTGTTTTTGCCGGGATACTAATATTGGGTTTGCTATACGTGTGGCGCAAAGGCGATCTGGAATGGATTAAGCCTAAACCGGTTATTCCTGAGGTAAATACCGTTATACCATTAGCTGTTTATGACGCACTAAATGAGCAGCAAAAAACGTTCAAAGTAAAAAGCTTTTCGGCTGAACCGGAGCCGGTTTTGGTTACTGCTACTTTTGCAAGCACTTCTGCACCGGTTGCCCGAAAGCCTATATTTAAACCATCATTTAAAAAAACCACAGATGAGTCAGGAAATGAATGA
- a CDS encoding NADH-quinone oxidoreductase subunit B family protein — MSQEMNEEGGVIVTKLNDLLNWARLSSIWPLSFGIACCAIEMMGMYASTYDVDRMGVFPRPSARQADVIIIAGTVTFKMAERIKRLYEQMPEPRYVISMGSCSNCGGPYWQHGYHVVKGVDRIIPVDVYVQGCPPRPEALIGAIIELQKKIEGESLITV, encoded by the coding sequence ATGAGTCAGGAAATGAATGAAGAGGGTGGTGTAATTGTCACTAAATTAAATGATCTGCTTAACTGGGCGCGTCTATCATCTATTTGGCCGCTAAGCTTCGGCATAGCTTGCTGCGCCATTGAAATGATGGGCATGTATGCCTCAACTTATGATGTTGACCGCATGGGCGTGTTTCCACGCCCCTCGGCCCGCCAGGCAGATGTTATTATTATTGCCGGAACGGTAACCTTTAAAATGGCCGAACGCATTAAACGTTTATATGAGCAAATGCCCGAGCCACGCTATGTCATATCAATGGGATCATGCTCCAACTGCGGGGGCCCCTATTGGCAACATGGTTACCATGTTGTTAAAGGCGTTGATCGTATTATTCCGGTAGACGTATATGTGCAGGGATGCCCGCCCCGCCCGGAGGCTTTAATAGGCGCGATAATAGAACTGCAAAAGAAAATTGAAGGGGAATCTTTAATTACTGTCTAA